A genomic segment from Pangasianodon hypophthalmus isolate fPanHyp1 chromosome 25, fPanHyp1.pri, whole genome shotgun sequence encodes:
- the LOC113524263 gene encoding uncharacterized protein LOC113524263 isoform X2 has protein sequence MCNLLGTFIFIMMFYPGSQLPNPVVNVNEPVLITCNRTCSGDVKWMLAKRPEILVSECKRGACVEGHGFENRTRLEQGKLSLHLNAVMYNDKGWYICYCDNSEICKSHLEVVFPYPKNVCVGANVTIPCYANTDKRIPDDDIYIRWEKDGKLVVKLEKEKMSYGPGFEGHGFITASQYKNGDMSLTIPKVQQSDGGVYRCTHRHEEEGQPEAVNLSISECEAVKQSTFPWWGSLLLAVAFVAVFYVGGLFNKYLKFSKYCITFMHQKRLEKLHDNKR, from the exons ATGTGCAATCTGTTGGGAACGTTCATCTTTATAATGA tgttttatcCAGGGTCTCAGTTACCTAACCCTGTAGTGAACGTAAACGAGCCCGTCCTGATCACCTGCAACAGAACATGCTCAGGTGATGTTAAATGGATGTTGGCGAAGCGGCCTGAGATACTCGTGAGTGAATGTAAGAGGGGCGCTTGTGTTGAAGGCCACGGATTCGAGAACCGAACAAGGCTCGAGCAGGGAAAACTGTCTCTTCACCTGAACGCTGTCATGTACAACGACAAGGGCTGGTACATCTGCTACTGCGACAACTCCGAGATATGCAAATCTCATCTGGAAGTAGTTT TCCCTTATCCGAAAAACGTTTGCGTCGGAGCGAACGTGACCATCCCGTGCTACGCTAACACAGACAAGCGTATCCCTGACGACGACATCTACATTCGGTGGGAAAAAGATGGCAAACTTGTCGTGAAGCTTGAGAAGGAGAAGATGAGCTACGGTCCAGGTTTCGAAGGTCACGGCTTCATTACAGCGAGCCAGTATAAAAACGGAGACATGTCCCTGACCATTCCCAAGGTCCAGCAGTCTGACGGAGGAGTGTATCGCtgtacacacagacatgaggagGAGGGTCAACCAGAGGCTGTCAATCTCAGCATCAGTG aGTGTGAAGCAGTAAAGCAGTCCACTTTTCCATGGTGGGGAAGTCTGCTGTTGGCTGTTGCCTTTGTGGCTGTTTTTTATGTTGGTGGACTTTTCAATAAGTATTTAAAATTTTCGAAATATTGTATTACATTTATGCATCAGAAAAGACTAGAAAAACTCCATGataacaaaagatga
- the LOC113524263 gene encoding uncharacterized protein LOC113524263 isoform X1 — translation MSLERRAIMCNLLGTFIFIMMFYPGSQLPNPVVNVNEPVLITCNRTCSGDVKWMLAKRPEILVSECKRGACVEGHGFENRTRLEQGKLSLHLNAVMYNDKGWYICYCDNSEICKSHLEVVFPYPKNVCVGANVTIPCYANTDKRIPDDDIYIRWEKDGKLVVKLEKEKMSYGPGFEGHGFITASQYKNGDMSLTIPKVQQSDGGVYRCTHRHEEEGQPEAVNLSISECEAVKQSTFPWWGSLLLAVAFVAVFYVGGLFNKYLKFSKYCITFMHQKRLEKLHDNKR, via the exons ATGTCACTAGAGAGGAGAG cgATCATGTGCAATCTGTTGGGAACGTTCATCTTTATAATGA tgttttatcCAGGGTCTCAGTTACCTAACCCTGTAGTGAACGTAAACGAGCCCGTCCTGATCACCTGCAACAGAACATGCTCAGGTGATGTTAAATGGATGTTGGCGAAGCGGCCTGAGATACTCGTGAGTGAATGTAAGAGGGGCGCTTGTGTTGAAGGCCACGGATTCGAGAACCGAACAAGGCTCGAGCAGGGAAAACTGTCTCTTCACCTGAACGCTGTCATGTACAACGACAAGGGCTGGTACATCTGCTACTGCGACAACTCCGAGATATGCAAATCTCATCTGGAAGTAGTTT TCCCTTATCCGAAAAACGTTTGCGTCGGAGCGAACGTGACCATCCCGTGCTACGCTAACACAGACAAGCGTATCCCTGACGACGACATCTACATTCGGTGGGAAAAAGATGGCAAACTTGTCGTGAAGCTTGAGAAGGAGAAGATGAGCTACGGTCCAGGTTTCGAAGGTCACGGCTTCATTACAGCGAGCCAGTATAAAAACGGAGACATGTCCCTGACCATTCCCAAGGTCCAGCAGTCTGACGGAGGAGTGTATCGCtgtacacacagacatgaggagGAGGGTCAACCAGAGGCTGTCAATCTCAGCATCAGTG aGTGTGAAGCAGTAAAGCAGTCCACTTTTCCATGGTGGGGAAGTCTGCTGTTGGCTGTTGCCTTTGTGGCTGTTTTTTATGTTGGTGGACTTTTCAATAAGTATTTAAAATTTTCGAAATATTGTATTACATTTATGCATCAGAAAAGACTAGAAAAACTCCATGataacaaaagatga